GTTTGTCGGCCACCACATCTTCATGGACAACGGCAGCAACGACGGAACGCTGGACATTCTGCGCGCGCTGCAGGATGAAGGATTGCCGATCACCGTTTTCCAAAATAAGTCAGTGCATTACAACGAGCGCGAATTCAATACTTTTCTGTACAAGGAAGCTGTCGACAATCACCAGGCTGACTGGGTCGTCTTCCTGGACGCGGACGAGTTCCTCGACGATCGGCATCTCGGGATGTCGTTTCACCAATATTTCGAAGCCTTGTCGCGGAGCGATCGCCCGGCTCACTGCGTCAAGGTTCCGATGGTGAACTATCAGTACACCCGTCAGGACGACAAGGGCGAGGTCATCGTCCCCCGGCGCATGATCAGGCGCCACGCGCCGAGCGACACCTGCAAGGTGATCGTGAGCGCGAAGATCCGGCACGACGACATCCTCATCGACAACGGGTCGCACCACGTCTTCTGCCGTGGGTCGGAGGTCCGTGAGGCGATCACCGAGAACAGCATCTGGCTGGCGCATTTCTCCGAGCGCTCGCCGTTCCAGCTGGTCGTGAAGTTCGTGCGGGGCTGGGCCAAGGTCCTCGCCGCCGGCGAGAGCGTCATCGAGACCGGGGCGAGCTCCCATTACCGTGGGCCGTTCCACATGCTCAGGGACAACCCGGAATCGCTCCTCCGGAGCGAATGGTTCATGACGCACAAGAACGAGCATCCGGATCTCGTCGAGGATCCGATGCGCTACCACGGCGGGGAACTCCGATACACGAAGAGCCCCGACGACGAGATGCTCGCCGTCAGGAGCCTGATGGGATACCTGACGGACCTGGCCGATCAGCACGGCCGGCTGATCGACTCCAGCGCTTCCGTCAGGCAACTGGTCGAGCAGTGGGGATCCCGGCACGACAGGATCCTGTGAGCCGACGCGCGCAGGCTTACGGAGCCTGCTCGCTCGATCCGTCCCGGCGGCGTGCACCCGCGGGCAGAGCGGCGGGCGGTTGCCAAAAAACCCGTTCGGCCCCGGCCCGACCTGGGCTAGACACGGCCCCACGATGCTGACCGAGAACGTCGCCCCTCCGGCCTCCGGGCGTACCGCGCCCCCAGGCCCTCGACACCCGGCCGGCCTGCGCCTCCGGCTCCTGCGGGGGCTCGCGCGCCCGCGCCGGATCGGGACCGTGGGGCTGGTGCTCTACGCCCTCGCGCTCGGCGCGGTCCTGGGCCTCGCCAGCGCCAACTGGGCGACGCGGGGGCGCTACCCGTTCGGGGGCGTCGCCCTCAACGCCTGGACGGCCTGGCCGAAGATCGGCTCGCGCGACGCCGACCCCTACGTGCGGGCGATCCACGCCCGCACCGGCGAGGTCCCGCTGGCGCTCGGCGAGGGCCTGCTCCTCACCGCGATCAACGACGATGCCGGGCGACGGCTCGACCCCTCCTGCCGCTATCGCATCGCCGGAGCGACGCCGCCGGCCCGGGCCTGGACCCTGACGGTGGAGCGCGGCCGCCTCGCCAAGCCCGAGAGGCAGGCCGGCTCCGCCCCGCCGCCGCGCACCGGGTTCACCTCGACCGAGGTGCTGCGCGACCGCGACGGCCGCTTTGCCGTGAGCGTGAGCCCGACCGTGCAGCCCGGCAACTGGCTGCCGATGCCGGAGGGCGAGGGCTCGATCCGGCTGGTGCTGCGCCTCTACGACACGCCGGTGGCGGCGAGCACCGGCGTGCTCGAGCGCGAGGGCGTTCCCTCGATCACCCGGGAGGATTGCCCGTGACGCCCCTCGGCCGCTTCGTCCTCGCCACCCTGTGCGGCCTCGTCCTGGCCGGGCTCGTCCACGTCGCGACGGTGCTGGCGATCCCCTATCTCGCCGCCGGCGACGCCCTGGCGCGCTCGCGCGCGACGCTCGCCAACGACACCTCGGTGCTGGTCCACGCCGCCGAGACCGGCGGGGCGGCGGACGCCGCACCGGCCGAGGCGGCACCGGGGCAGCCGGCACCGGGGCAGCCCGCGGAGGGCTGGCTGCCGCGCCAGGACCCGGCGGTGGCGGTGGGAATCTGCGCCTACGACCTCGACGACGGCCCGGTGCGGATCACCGCCGAGACCGGCCCGCTCCTCGAGACGATCGCGCTGCACGGGCGCAACGGCGCCTACTACGCCATCACCGACCAGGCGGCCTTACGCGGCACGGTCGAGCTCGTGATCATGACCCGGCGCCAGTTCGACGAGGCGCTCGCCACCGCCGACGAGGACGAGCGCAACCGCGACGTGCGCATCGTCGCGCCGAGCCGGGAGGGCTTCGTCAGCGTGCGGGTGCTCGCCGCCCTGCCGAGCCAGCAGGCCCAGGCCAACGAGGCCGCCCGCTCGGTCTCGTGCACCATCGACGGGCCGGACGAGTAGGGCCTTCGCTCCTACCCCTTGCGCACCAGCACGACCTCGCCGGGACCCGGCGGGACGAGGCCGCAGCGCATCTCGGCATCGGCCGGCAGCAGCGGGTCGAGGAGGGTGCGGCGCGAATCGAGGAAGGCCAGCGCCCGCTCGGCGGCCACCGCCTCCTCCTCCGGGGCGGCCACCAGCAGGTGCTCGAGGGCGTAGCGGTAGGAGGCGGAGCGCGCGCCGGTCTCCAGCCGCACCCAGGCGATGAGGCAGCGATTCTCGGCCACCCGCATCGCGGCGCTGCGCACGTCGCGGTCGTCGAGGGTGGTGATGAAGGGCAGGCTCTGCAGCCGCGTCAGGTCGGCCCGCACCACCCGGGCCGCCGTCTCGGCGAAGGCCGGGATCAGGCGCCCGTCCGCCACGAGGTCGTCGGAGAGGCGCCGGTAGCGCGAGACGACCGAGCGGAACGGCCCCGCGGTGATCGCCTCGTAATAGGCGGTCGGGTCGGAGAGGCGCCAGCCCACCGGCAGCACCCGGGCGCGGGTGAGGTTGTCGAGGGCGGCCTCGAAGGCGTTGCGCTCGCGCGCCGGCATCAGGAAGCGCCAGGCCCGGTCGCGCAGGGCGCGCTCGTCCTCCGTGAAGGGAAACGGCGATGCCGCCTCGCCCCGCTCGCGCGCCGCGAGCGTGCCGGCGGCGTCGATGAGGCTGTTCCAGGCGGTGGGGGCCGGGCGGCCGAAATCGCCCTGCTGGGCGCAGCCCGCCACCAGCGGCAGGCCGAGCAGCAGGGCGCGGGCCCTCGCCGGGCGGCGCCCGCGCTCAGCGCCGGCAGCGCCGCTCCGGAGCGGGGCGAGTCGGCTCGGCGGGGTCGGGCAGCCTCTCATAGCGCACTCCCGTGAACAGCAGAATCGTGCCGCGGACCGCGTCCGCCGCGTGAGGATCGGTCCCGTGGGAAACAGTCCCGTCAGAAACTATCCCCTGGGAAACGGCCGCGCCGCCGCCGGCCCGGGGCCGGCGCGCCGTCGCGAACGGGATGATGTCCGCCGAGGGACGTCGCTGTGGGCCGACCATGGTGCGCTCTCCCGCCTCTCCGTCACGTCCCTCCGGGGCCGCCGCCCATCGCGGCCTCGCGGGATCACCAAACCACGCACATGGTTAACGGATTGTTTCCAGGCCGCCGCGCCCGAGGGGCCGGGAGGCCGGCGGCGTAAACCATCGGTGAGCGGAGCGGGGCGTCATCCCCGCTGTCCCCAGGCCCGCGCCGGGCCGGTGCCCGCAGCCTTAAGCGTCGCTTTACGCCAGTCCTCGCATTCTCGCGGTCGCTTTCATGTCCTGCGTACCCGATCGCCCATGGCCCGCACCGCCGCCGACGCACCGCCGGACCTCTCCGGCCTCCTCGATCTCGCGCGAGACCGGCGTCTCGACATGAAACCGGTCCTGCTGCGGGTGCAGACGGACCTGTTTCGCGCCGCGCCGGTGCGGGACGTGTCGACGATCAAGGCCTTCGAGGCCCTGGCCTGCGGGCTGATCCCGACGGTCGACGACGCCACCGCCGAGATCGTCGCCCAGAAGCTCGCCCCGCTCCCCGACACGCCCCAGAGCGTGCTGGCGCTGCTCGCCGCCCATGGCGGCGGGGCCCGCGACGCGGTGCTGGCTTCGAGCCCGGTGCTCTCCACCGCGGTGCTCGACGCCGCCGGCAACGGCCCGGCCCTCGACGCGATCATCGCCCTGCGCCACGACCTCGGCCGGACCGTGGTCGAGGATCTGAGCCTGCGCGACGAGCCGGACGTCGACCTGGCGCTCGCCCGCAACGCGACCGCGCCGCTCGCCGGCGCCGCCCTGGAGCGGCTGGTGGAGCGCGCGCGCCGGCGGCCGGACCTCGCCGCCCTGCTGCTCGCCCGCGACGACCTGCCCGCCGTCGACCTCGCCCCGCTCTACCTCCAGGCCGACGCGCCGCGCCGCGCGGCGATCCGCGACGGCGTCGCCGCCCGCGCGGCCCTGCGGCCGCAAGCCCGGGCCGGGATGCGCGCCGCCGGCGCGGCGCTCACCGCGTTTGCCGGCCGCGGCGAGCCCGAGCGGTTCGAGGCTGCGCTCGGCGAGGCGCTCGGCATGCCGGGGGTGAGCTTCCGCGCCACCGAGCCGGAGCGCCGCGACCTCCTGGCGCTGGCCCTGCGCGCCGCCGACCTCGCCGAGGAGGAGGCGGTGTTCATCTTCCTGCGCCTCGACCCCTCGATCGCCCGCTCGGTCGAGGCGGTGTTCGGCCTCACCGACCTCTTTCGCGCCATGGATGCCGCCACCGCCCGCGACCTCGTCGCCTCGATCCTCGGCAGCGAGCCGGCGGCGCGCGGCGCCACCCCCGAGCAGCACCGTCCCGCCCACGGCCCGGCCTCCCCGCGCATCCGGCCCGCGGCCGCCCCGGCCCTGCGCCCGGCCCTGCCGGAACGGACCCGCAAGGCGCGCTGAGAAGACGCGCTGAGACGAGGATCCGGGGGAGGCCGGCGGACGGTTTCCCCCGGGTCGTGAAATGGTCTAGGCACGGCGCTCCGGACGCCGCGCCGCTCTCCGAACGGGCCGGCGCGCGACGGGACAACGAGAAACGTCTCGGGAGAGCCTCGTGAGTGCCAGCCTGCCGGTCGCCCTGCCCGATATCGGCGACTTCAAGGACGTTCCGGTGGTCGAGATCCTGGTCAAGCCGGGGGACCGGATCGCCGTCGACGACCTCCTGATCAGCATCGAATCCGACAAGGCCACCATGGAGGTGCCCTCGCCGGTGGCGGGCGTGGTGGCGGAGATCCTGGTGGCGCCGGGCACCCGGGTGTCGACAGGAGCGCCGATCCTGACGGTCGACACCTCCGGCGAGGGCGCCGCGCCGCAACCGGCGCCTCAAGCCGCGCCCGCGTCCCGGCCCGTGCCCGCGTACCAGGCCGCCCCGGCGGCGAGCCCGGCTCCGGCGGCGCCCGCGCCCGCGGCGCCCTCGTCCGACGCCCACGCCACCCCCTCGGTGCGCGCCTATGCCCGCGAGCTCGGCGTCGATCTCGCCGGCATCCCCGGCACCGGCCCGCAGGGGCGCATCCTGCGCGAGGACGTGCTGGCCTTCGTCCGCGGCCAGATGGCGGCTCCCGCTCCCGCCGCATCGCCGGCCGCCGGCGCTCCGCCGGCACCGTCCCCCGGCATCGGGGCCGGCCTGCCGGCCTGGCCGCAGGTCGATCACGCCAGGTTCGGCCCGGTGCGGCGGGAGTCGCTGTCGCGCATCCAGCAGATCTCCGGCCAGGCGCTCGCCCGCAACTGGCTGACGATCCCGCACGTCACCAACTTCGACCACGCCGACGTCACCGAGACCGAGGCGCTGCGGCGCGAGCTGAACGGGGCCGGGCGGCCGGGCGCCCACAAGGTCACCATGGTGGCGATCCTGATCAAGGCCGCCGCCGCGGCGCTCCGGGCGTTCCCCCGCTTCAACGCGGCGCTCGACGGCGACGCCCTGATCCTGAAGGACTCCGTCCATGTCGGCTTCGCGGTCGACACGCCGCGGGGCCTCCTGGTGCCGGTGGTGCGCGACTGCGACCGCAAGGGCCTCGTCGAGATCGCCCAGGAGATGGGGGAGCTCGCCGAGCAGGCCCGCTCCGGCACCCTGCCGCCGGGCGCGATGCAGGGCGGCGGCTTCTCGGTCTCCTCGCTCGGCGGCATCGGCGGCGACGGCTTCACGCCGATCATCAACGCGCCCGAGGTGGCGATCCTGGGCGCGGCGCGCTCGCGCATCGAGCCGGTCTGGGACGGCAGCGCCTTCCAGCCGCGGCTGATCCTGCCCTTGAGCCTGTCCTGGGACCACCGGGCGGTGGACGGCGCCGCGGCGGCCCGCTTCCTCTCGCACCTCGCCGCGGTGCTCACCGACCTGCGCCGGGGGCCCTATGATCCGGCCGGCCGCGCCGGCCGACCACCCGGCCCTGGCGCGGCTGTTCCGGGAGATGCAGGCCTACTACGCCGTCTCCTGCCCAGGCCCGGACGAGATCGAGGCCTCCCTCGCCGGGCGGCCTGCCGGCACCGAGATCCTGGTGGCGGAGGAGGGGACGGATCTCGCGGGCTTCGCCGCCTTCTCGGCGATCTATCCCGGCCCGGGGCTCGCCGGCGGCCTGTTCCTCAAGGAGCTGTTCGTCGGAGGCCGGCATCGCGGCGCCGGCCACGGTCGCGCCCTGGTGCGGGCGGTGGCGGGGCAGGCCGTGGCGCGCGGGCTGACGCGCGTCGACTGGACGGCGGATGCCGGCAAGCCCGAGCTGCTGGCGTTCTACGAGGGCCTCGGCGCGGCGCAGAAGCCCGACAAGGTGTTCTTCCGGCTCGATGGGGAAGGGCTGGCGCGGCTCGGCGGCGGGAGTGCTGCGACCTCGCGCGCGTCCGAACAATGAGAAGCCGCGGGAGCCCCTCTCCCGTGCGGGAGAGGGACATCGCGCTTTACTTCGAAGCACCGCAAACACCTGAAAGCCTCATTGCACCAGCTCCGACCCAGGTCTAGTCTGCCTCTCATGGACGAGAGCGACGCCCTCTTCGCCGCGTTCCACCGCACGGCCGAGCCCGCGGCCGCCGGGGCGGTAGAGCGGCTGCTGCGGGACGGATCCGATGCCGACCTGGCGCGGATCAACGCGGTGCGCCTCGCGGCGCAGGCCGGGATCGACGAGGAGCCGGTGATCGCCGCCCTCCTGCACGGCGCGCGGCTCGGCCTGCTCGAGATGGCCTGGAACGTGCTGTGCCCGAGCTGCAGCGGCGTGCTCGAGGCGCCGGCGAGCCTGCGCGGCGTGCGGCGGGATTATCATTGCGCCTTCTGCTCCCTCGACAGCGAGCCGGTCCTCGACGACACGGTCGAGGTGACGTTCACGGTGAGCCCCCGAATCCGGCGCATCGCCGCCCACGATCCCGACGGGCTCGACGTCTGGGACTACCAGCGCCAGGTCTTCTTCGGCTCCGGCGTCGCCTTCCCGGAGCCCGAGGCCTTCGCCGCCCTGGCGCAGCGGGCGCTCGTCGAGACGGTCGAGCTGAAGGCCAGCGAGCGGATGATCCTGGCGTTGCAGCTCGGGCACGAGCCGCTGATCGTGGTCGATCCCGTGACCCACGCCGCCCACGGCATCACGGTCGAGGGCGAGCCGACGCAGGAGCGCCAGGACCTCGCCCTCGTCTTCGACGAGGCCCGGACGGGTGCCGGCAGCGACGCCTTCCGCCCCGGCCCCTTGCGCCTCTCCCTCGACAACCGCAGCGCCAAGCGCGTGCTGCCGACGGTGTTCCGCCTCGGGCCGGACCTCGAGGCGCTGATCGGCGGGCGCCGGCCCTTCCTCACCGCCAAGCGGCTCCTCAGCAACCAGACCTTTCGCGATCTCTACCGTACCGACACGCTCGACATCGACCAGCGGCTCAAGATCCTGAGCCTGACCTTCCTGTTCACCGACCTGAAGGGCTCGACCGAGCTCTACGCCCGGGTCGGCGACCTCGTCGCCTACGACCTCGTGCGGGCGCATTTCCGCCTCCTGCACGAGATCGTCGCCGCCGAGGGCGGGGCGGTGGTCAAGACGATCGGCGACGCCGTGATGGCGACCTTCCCGAGCCCGCACCGGGCGGTGGCGGCGGCGCTCCGCATGCGGACGGCGATGCAGGGGCTGAACGCCGAGCGCGGCGCCGACGACCTCGTGCTCAAGATCGGGCTGCACGAGGGGCCCTGCCTCGCGGTGAGCCTCAACGACCGCCAGGACTATTTCGGGCAGACCGTGAACGTCGCCGCGCGGGTGCAGCAGCTGGCCAGCGCCGGCGGCATCTTCGCCACCGAGACGGTCCTGCATCACCCGGAGGCCGCCCGCCACCTCGCCGAGACCGGGGCGGCGGCGCGGGCGGAGTTGCGGGCCTTGCGCGGCATCGCCGAGCCGGTGCCGGTCTTCGAGATCACCTGAGATCCGGCGCGACGCCCCGATCGACGAGGCCGAGCCGCGGCACCACCGTGCCGGGGCTCAGGATCGCGCCCGGCGCCACCACGGCATTGGCCCCGAGCCGCACCCCGTCCCCGACGAGGGCGCCGAACTTCGCGCAACCGGTCTCGATCACCGCGCCGTCGTGCCGGAACGCCACCGTGGCGCCCGGCCACTCGTTGCGGTGGTTGGCGATGACCGCTCCCGCCTCGAGGTTCGCGCCCCGGCCGATCACGCTCTCGCCGACGAAGTTGAAATGGGCGAGCGCCGTGCCGGCGAACAGGAACGAGGCCTTCAGCTCCGACCCCGGCCCGATCGTGCAGGCCTCCTCGAGCCAGGCGCCGCCCCGCAGGGTGGCGCCATGGCCGATGAAGCAGCGCGGGCCGACGACGAGCGGGCCCTTCAGCACCGCGCCGGGCTCGACCCGGGCGGTTCGATGAACCGCGACCGCCTCGGCGATGGTGAACTCCGCGCCGAGGCCGCCGAGGAGGCGGTGTACGATGTCCTGCGCCGCCGCGGTGAGCGACCAGGGCGGCTCGGCGGCAAACGGCCCGAGGGCGGAGGCGGCGAAGGCCGGGATGTGGCGGGCGAGCAGGCTCATGGCCGTCCCGGCGTCAGGCTCAGTCGCAGACCCGCACCCGGCGGATGTAGACGTCGCCGAACTCGTCGATCATCCGGCGGCGGACGGTGTAGCAGTCCGGGCCGTAGCCGTAGGCGGGCCCGCCATAGACCGGCGTGTAGCCGTAGGCCGGGCCGGGGGCATAGCCGTAGCCCGGGCGCGCGCCGGCGGCGAGCGCGCTGCCGAGGGCGAGGCCGCCGACCGCCCCGAGGGCGAAGGCCGGCCCGGCCCGCCAGCGCGCCTCGGCCGGGGCGGCACCGGCCAGGGTCACGCTCGCTAAGGTCGCCGCGGCCACGCAGAGTGATGCGATGCGCTTCATGGCAGATCCCCAATTGACGTGAGATGGGACAAGCAATCGCGAGCATCCGGAACTGATGGACGTTCCGCCATCGCTCGATACCTGAACGTTCGCACGGCCACGCTGAACGCATGCTGAAGCGTGGCTGCAGGATGCCTTCAGCCGAGTTCTTGCCTCGGCCAAGTTCTTGCCTCGGCCGAGTTCGTCCCTCGGGCTCAGGTCGCGTCGGCGGCGGGCTTCACCCGGACGAGGCGGTGGCCCGAGACCTCGGCGCCGGCCTCCGGGGCGAGACGCCGGAACGACAGGGTCGAGAGGCCGGAGACGACCGCCACCGCCAGGAAGGCGGGCCAGAAATCCTCCGCCCGGATCTCGGTGCGGCCGTGCCACTCGGCGGCCGACTGGAGCGCGAAGGCCCCGAAGGCGACGCCGATGCTCAAGGACAGTTGCTGGGCCACGCTTGCGAGGCTCGTCGCCGCGCTCATGTCGCGCGGGTCGACGTCGGCGTAGGCGATGGCGTTGACGGCGGTGAATTGCAGCGAGCGGAAGCAGCCGCCGATCAGGAGGACCGTGATGATGAGGGCGTGCGGCGTGCCCGCGGTGAACAGGCCGTTGACGGCCAGCAGCCCCGCCGCGATCACCGCGTTCACCGTCATCACCGCCCGGAAGCCGAAGGCGCGCAGGATGCGCGCCGCGATGGTCTTCATGAACAGCGCGCCCGCGGCGGCCGCGAAGGTGATGAGGCCCGAATGCAGCGGGTCGAGCCCGAAGCCGAGCTGCAGCATCAGCGGCAGCAGGAACGGGATCGCCCCGGTGCCGATGCGAAACAGGCTGCCGCCGAGGATCGCGGCCCGGAAGGTCGGATGGCGCAGGAGGTCGAGGCGGATCACCGGATGCGCGACCCGGCGGCTATGGGCGAGGTAGAGCCCGCACAGCACGATGCCGGCCCCGGTGCAGGCCCAGGAGACCGCCTCCGGCAGGAGGTGGCGCCCGCTCGAGGCGAGCCCGAGCATCAGGCTCGCGAGCCCGGCCCCCGACAGGGTGAAGCCGAGGAGATCGAGGGGCGGGCGCGCCTCCTCCTTGATGTCCTGGAAGTAGCGGGTGGCGAGCAGGATGCCGGCGAGCCCGATCGGCAGGTTGATGAAGAAGATCCAGCGCCAGTGCAGGGTCGTGGTGATGAGGCCGCCGAGCGGCGGGCCGATCACCGGGCCGACCAGCGCCGGGATGGTCAGCGTCGCGAGCGCCTGGACCAGCTCGCCCTTCGGCACGCTGCGCAGCAGCACGAGGCGCCCGACCGGCACCATCATCGCCCCGCCCATGCCCTGGAGGAAGCGCGCGGCGACGAACCAGCCGAGCGAGGTCGACGCCGCGCAGGCGAGCGACCCGGCCATGAACACCGCGAGCGCCCAGCGGAAGACCGTGCGGGCGCCGTAGCGGTCGGCGGCCCAGCCGCTGATGGGGATGAAGATCGCCAGGCTGACGAGGTAGGAGGTCAGCGCCAGCTTCAGGGCGATCGGGTCCTCGCCCATATCCGCGGCGATCGCCGGCAGCGACGTCGCGAGGACGGTGGAATCCGTGTTCTCCATGAACAGGGCCGTCGCGACGACGAGGGGGACGATCCGGGCTTGGCGCATGGTGCCGTATCTAGCGCCTGGCTCCCGCGCCGGAAGCGCGAATCGGCGGGACTTTTCCGGTCACCTATGCCGTGGATGCGTGGCCGCCCGCAGACTTTCATCCGATCGTGACCGAATGCAGTTGGATCGTTTCCCGTTGATTCTCGGACCCGATCCACCGGCAAACCGTCTCACGCCGCCGGAAGGGTCTCGGCGATCTGCCGCAAGGCCTCGTTGATGCGGGTCTGCCAGCCCGGGCCGGTGGCCTTGAAGCGCTCGATCACGTCCTGGTCGAGCCGCAGGCTCACAAGCTGTTTCGTCGGAGCCTTCTGCAGCCCGCGCGACCGGCGGAAAGCCGCCGCCATCTCGGGGAACACCTCTGCGAAGGGCCGCGCCTGCGCGAATCGCTCCGGCGTGATCTCGGGGTTGTCCGGATCGGCCGCGATCCCGGCCTGTATGCGTGCCTCGTCCTCGTCGGTGATGGGCGTCAGCTTGAGTTCAGGCATCTTCGACGATCCTCCGCTCTGCGCGGCTGGCCGGCCGCAGGCTGATCAGGGTGAGGGCTTCGCTTCCGAGAGGAGAGAACACCGCCGCAACGAGCCGGCCGTCGAGTTCGTTCAACGCGACGTATCTCGGTCGCCCGTCGGACGCGGCGTAAGAAGGTAGGATTACCGCCTCTTCGAAGACGAACCGATCGCGGGCATCGGCGAAGTCGAGGCCGTGCTTCGCGAGGTTCGCCTCCCTTTTCGCCTCATCTCAGATGACCCGCATCGCCTCGTCCGAGTTCCGTCAGGGCCAAATTGTATCTACAATCCGCGCTCCTGGCGAGGGTCCGGCTTCCCGTGCGAAGGCTCACTCCGCCGCGATCGACGCCGCCATGTCGGGTGCGGCCCGCCGCGGGACCGAGATCTCCGCCACCGGCAGGGCGCCGTCGTCGGTGAGCGCCACGAAGCGGTTCCCGTCATAGGCGTGGAGCGTGCCGGTCTCGATCTCGAAGAACCAGCCGTGCAGGGAGAGCCGCCCCCTGGCGAGCGCCGCCGCCACGCTCGGATGGGTGCGTAGGTGGGCGAGCTGCACCACCACGTTCTCGAGGGCGAGGGCCCGCAGGCGGTCGGCCGGGTCGATGTCGTCCGGATAGGCCTCGCAGACGATGCGGTCGGCGGCGTGGCTGTGGCGCAGCCAGGCGGCGACGTTCGGCATGTCCTTCAGCGCGCCGGGCTGCATCAGCCCCTTCATCGCGCCGCAATCCGAGTGGCCGCAGACCACGATGTCGCGAACCCCGAGCGCCACTACCGCGTACTCGATCGCCGAGGAGACGCCGCCGTTCATCTCCGCGAAGGGCGGGACGATGTTGCCGGCGTTGCGGCAGACGAACAGCTCGCCGGGACCCGCCTGGGTGATGTGCTCGGGCGCGACCCGGGAATCGGCGCAGGCGATGATCAGGGCCTTGGGCTGCTGCCCGTCGCGCACCAGGCGCCGGTACATCTGCCGCTGGCCCGGGAAGACGCTGCCGCGAAAGGCGGTGATGCCCTGGATGATGCTGCTGTCCACGAGGGGGTCCTTGTGCATGAGGGTCGAGAGCGGAGCAGCGCCATCAGGCGGTCCGCGCTCCCTTGCGATGAAGTGATCGTCTCTCGATCGACTGTATTGATCGATCGTATTTTGACGATCGCCGATGAGAGAAAGACTGACTGAGACGTCGATCCCGTGATGTGCGGCCACGCACCCGGGTCGATCCGATGAGGTAATCCCGGTCTTGGTGCAGGCTCGTGCGATCGCGCACCCTTCTGCTGCGGAAGGACGCTTCGCCGACGGATGAAGGGGTGAGCGGGAACGTCCGCACGCGGCTTGACCACTCCGGCCCGCGCGGCCCATACCTCGCGCAAGCATCGAGGAGGCCCATGGTCACCACCGCGAGACGGCCCGCGGGCCTGCCCCCGCGCTCCGGACCGGCGCCGGTCCCGCCTCAATCGGGCGTTCCCGCCCCCCGGCTCCGTCGCCCGCTCTGATGGACCGCGATCCGATCGTCTTCGCCTGGCGCAGCGCCCAGCGCCGGCACGCCGCCGCCATCGCGGTCGCCCTCGGGCTCGGCGGCCCGATGGTCGGGCTCGGGCTCCTGGCGCTGCGCGACCTCGTCGACGAATTGCTGGCGCTCGCCGAGCCGGGGCGGGGGCCGCTCCACTTCCTGCACCTCGTCGTGCCGCTGCCCGAGCGCCTCGGCGGAGGCGGCCTGGTGCTGCTTCCCGG
The sequence above is drawn from the Methylobacterium terrae genome and encodes:
- a CDS encoding carbonic anhydrase codes for the protein MHKDPLVDSSIIQGITAFRGSVFPGQRQMYRRLVRDGQQPKALIIACADSRVAPEHITQAGPGELFVCRNAGNIVPPFAEMNGGVSSAIEYAVVALGVRDIVVCGHSDCGAMKGLMQPGALKDMPNVAAWLRHSHAADRIVCEAYPDDIDPADRLRALALENVVVQLAHLRTHPSVAAALARGRLSLHGWFFEIETGTLHAYDGNRFVALTDDGALPVAEISVPRRAAPDMAASIAAE